A stretch of Chitinophagaceae bacterium DNA encodes these proteins:
- a CDS encoding TonB-dependent receptor plug domain-containing protein, producing MKKLFLSMACLSACTLLYAQKEKKFNDTTLLQPVEVQAIRAAEKAPFAKTDLTKKDIEKNNLGQDLPFLLTQVPSVVVNSDAGNGVGYTGIRIRGTDATRINVTLNGIPYNDAESQGTFFVDLPDFASSAGSIQVQRGVGTSTNGAGAFGASINLSTNELNKTFYVATNNSYGSFNTHKNNIQFGSGLLGNHFTIDGRLSSIRSEGYIDRAKSNLGSFYLSTAYTDDRHSLRLNVFSGREKTYQAWNGVPEYLLATERTFNSSGTEKPGDPYDNETDNYTQTHYQLFYNHKLNSYWKGNLAVFLTRGKGYYEQYKAGRYLADYGLPDYFDGMTTITSTDLVRRLWLDNYFYGSIFSLQYQQKKTQLVLGGGYNAYDGQHYGEIKWAAVQAAVPANYRWYDLTAYKKDLSLYGKWTQQLNKNWQSFVDIQVRNIDYRIHGFRDNPALEINKNFTFLNPKAGITYSDKKWQAYISYALAGKEPNRDDFEAGNTQQPNAERLHDVELGVERKMGKTSWGANLYYMYYHNQLVLTGKINDVGAYTRTNIPKSHRAGIELQGKAILASWMNLAANISFSENKIKGYTEYLDDYDNGGQQTRFYNKTDISFSPSVVAGANVNFIPVKNAEISLINKYVGRQYLDNTSQRSRSLNPYYLQDIRLSYTVETKIVKAANIILQLNNVFNKKYEPNGYSFSYIYGGELTTENYYYPMAGTNFMVGVNLKF from the coding sequence ATGAAAAAGCTATTCTTGAGTATGGCATGTTTATCTGCCTGCACCCTGCTGTATGCACAAAAAGAAAAGAAATTCAATGATACCACCCTGTTGCAGCCGGTGGAAGTGCAGGCCATACGGGCGGCAGAAAAAGCGCCTTTTGCCAAGACCGACCTGACCAAAAAAGACATAGAAAAAAATAACCTGGGTCAGGACCTTCCATTTCTTCTCACCCAGGTCCCTTCGGTAGTGGTTAACTCCGATGCCGGCAATGGCGTGGGTTATACCGGCATTCGCATACGGGGCACCGATGCCACCCGGATCAATGTCACCCTCAACGGCATCCCCTACAATGATGCAGAAAGCCAGGGAACTTTTTTTGTTGACCTCCCCGATTTTGCCTCTTCTGCCGGGAGCATACAGGTGCAGCGTGGCGTGGGAACTTCTACAAACGGGGCCGGGGCTTTTGGCGCCAGCATCAACCTGTCGACCAATGAACTGAACAAAACATTTTATGTGGCCACCAATAACAGCTACGGTTCATTCAATACGCATAAGAACAACATACAGTTTGGAAGCGGGTTGCTGGGCAACCATTTTACCATCGACGGCAGGCTGAGCAGCATACGAAGCGAGGGGTATATTGACCGGGCAAAAAGCAACCTGGGATCCTTTTACCTGAGCACGGCTTATACAGATGACAGGCATTCATTAAGGCTGAATGTTTTCTCCGGCAGGGAAAAGACCTACCAGGCATGGAATGGGGTGCCCGAATACCTGCTGGCAACGGAACGTACCTTCAACTCAAGCGGAACAGAGAAACCCGGCGACCCCTACGATAACGAGACCGACAATTATACCCAGACCCATTACCAGCTTTTTTACAATCACAAATTGAATAGTTACTGGAAGGGAAACCTGGCCGTTTTTTTAACAAGGGGCAAAGGATATTATGAACAATACAAAGCCGGCAGGTACCTGGCGGATTATGGCCTGCCTGATTATTTCGACGGGATGACTACCATAACAAGTACCGACCTGGTAAGGAGACTGTGGCTGGATAATTATTTTTATGGCAGCATTTTTTCACTGCAGTACCAGCAGAAAAAAACACAACTGGTTCTTGGCGGGGGTTATAATGCCTACGACGGACAGCACTACGGAGAAATAAAATGGGCAGCTGTACAGGCAGCAGTACCGGCCAATTACCGCTGGTATGACCTTACGGCGTATAAAAAAGACCTCTCCCTCTATGGCAAATGGACACAGCAGTTGAATAAGAACTGGCAGAGCTTTGTGGATATCCAGGTACGTAATATTGATTACCGGATCCATGGCTTCCGGGATAACCCTGCATTGGAGATCAATAAAAACTTTACATTCCTGAATCCAAAGGCCGGCATAACCTACTCAGACAAAAAATGGCAGGCTTATATTTCTTATGCACTCGCCGGTAAAGAACCCAACCGGGATGATTTTGAAGCAGGCAATACCCAGCAACCCAACGCAGAGCGATTGCATGATGTTGAGCTGGGCGTTGAAAGAAAGATGGGCAAGACTTCCTGGGGTGCCAACCTGTATTATATGTATTACCACAACCAGCTTGTATTGACCGGTAAGATAAATGATGTGGGCGCTTACACCCGGACAAACATCCCGAAAAGCCATCGGGCAGGCATTGAACTGCAGGGCAAAGCCATCCTTGCATCATGGATGAACCTTGCTGCCAACATCAGCTTCAGTGAAAATAAGATCAAGGGTTATACCGAATACCTGGATGATTATGACAATGGCGGGCAGCAAACCAGGTTCTATAATAAAACAGATATCTCATTTTCCCCTTCGGTGGTGGCGGGAGCAAATGTGAATTTTATCCCGGTAAAGAATGCGGAGATCAGTTTGATAAACAAATACGTGGGCAGGCAATACCTTGACAATACATCACAACGGTCAAGAAGTCTGAATCCCTATTATTTACAGGATATAAGGCTGAGTTACACTGTTGAAACCAAAATTGTAAAAGCGGCAAACATCATCCTGCAGCTGAACAATGTGTTCAATAAAAAATACGAGCCCAATGGTTACAGCTTCAGTTATATCTATGGAGGAGAACTGACCACCGAGAATTATTATTACCCGATGGCGGGAACGAACTTTATGGTAGGAGTTAATCTGAAATTCTGA
- a CDS encoding DUF2807 domain-containing protein, protein MKKLFLSLVSFVSLAAFAQENNVIADPHATVRSLSGSFTAISVSSGVDLYMTQGNEESLAVSTSDEKYMARFKTEVLNGTLKIYYDNNGVSWTSHDNRKLKAYVSFKTLDKLQASAGASVTVKGNMTADNLDMKFSSGAEFDGQVSAKQITVEQNSGSEISISGKADKLSIDVSSGASFKGYDIAVDYCDAKASSGGDVKITINRELSAKASSGGGIRYKGAALIRDININSGGMVKRS, encoded by the coding sequence ATGAAAAAATTATTTCTTTCCCTTGTTTCTTTTGTTTCCCTGGCCGCTTTTGCACAGGAGAACAACGTGATCGCCGACCCCCATGCAACCGTCCGCAGCTTAAGCGGATCCTTTACCGCCATTTCCGTTTCCAGTGGTGTTGACCTGTACATGACCCAGGGCAATGAAGAATCACTTGCCGTAAGCACTTCGGATGAAAAGTATATGGCCCGTTTTAAAACGGAAGTGTTGAACGGAACCTTAAAGATCTATTACGATAACAACGGTGTTAGCTGGACATCGCACGATAACCGCAAGCTGAAAGCCTATGTGTCGTTCAAAACACTGGATAAACTGCAGGCATCTGCCGGTGCATCGGTAACCGTTAAGGGCAACATGACTGCTGATAACCTGGATATGAAATTCAGCAGCGGTGCAGAATTTGACGGGCAGGTAAGTGCAAAGCAAATTACGGTTGAACAGAACAGCGGCTCCGAGATCAGCATCTCCGGCAAGGCCGATAAACTGAGCATTGATGTGAGCAGCGGCGCCAGTTTCAAGGGCTATGATATTGCGGTTGACTATTGCGATGCCAAGGCAAGCAGCGGCGGCGATGTGAAGATCACCATCAACAGGGAACTGAGTGCTAAGGCCAGCAGCGGAGGCGGTATCCGGTACAAAGGTGCTGCGCTGATACGCGACATCAACATCAACAGCGGCGGCATGGTTAAGAGATCCTGA
- a CDS encoding DUF2807 domain-containing protein — protein sequence MKKIVILSALFFAVSVSGRAQKTLVVDPNASLRPVSGDFSSIKVTGGIDLYLSQSDDVAVAVSASEEKFKEHIKTVIENGTLRIYYDDGTKNRSMKNRKIKVYVSFRSLEKLNATGACDVLVTGSIEGASLDMELSGASDFRGMVKLSSLKIELSGASDVRISGTANKVDIESSGASDVKGYDLVTDECTAKASGASDINITVNKVISANASGASDIYFKGEALIKDMHSSGASTVGRKRS from the coding sequence ATGAAAAAGATAGTAATACTGTCGGCGCTTTTTTTTGCGGTATCCGTTTCCGGCCGGGCACAGAAAACCCTGGTGGTTGATCCCAATGCATCGCTGCGACCGGTAAGCGGGGATTTCAGTTCCATAAAAGTTACCGGCGGCATCGACCTGTACCTTTCCCAGTCCGATGATGTAGCAGTAGCGGTAAGCGCTTCAGAAGAGAAGTTCAAAGAACATATTAAAACAGTGATCGAGAACGGCACCCTCCGTATCTATTATGACGACGGCACGAAGAACCGGAGCATGAAGAACCGGAAAATAAAAGTGTATGTTTCCTTCCGGTCGCTGGAGAAGCTGAATGCAACAGGCGCATGCGATGTGCTGGTAACAGGCAGCATTGAAGGCGCATCGCTCGACATGGAATTATCCGGCGCCAGTGATTTCAGGGGAATGGTGAAACTGAGCAGCCTTAAAATTGAACTCAGCGGTGCATCGGATGTACGCATATCGGGTACCGCAAATAAAGTGGATATAGAAAGCAGCGGCGCCAGCGACGTGAAAGGGTACGACCTGGTGACCGACGAGTGCACGGCAAAGGCATCCGGGGCATCCGACATAAACATTACGGTGAATAAAGTGATCAGTGCCAATGCCAGCGGCGCCAGCGATATTTATTTCAAAGGGGAGGCGTTGATAAAAGACATGCACAGCAGCGGGGCGAGTACGGTTGGGAGGAAGAGAAGTTAA
- a CDS encoding GIY-YIG nuclease family protein — MFTVYVLYSKNYNKIYVGFTSDLDQRLLSHNELGKKGWAIKFRPWNLVYKEEYPDKPEAMKREKELKTATGRTFIWSLIKAM, encoded by the coding sequence ATGTTTACTGTTTATGTTCTTTATAGTAAGAACTACAATAAAATCTATGTTGGGTTCACATCTGATCTAGATCAACGATTACTTTCTCACAACGAATTGGGTAAGAAAGGTTGGGCAATAAAATTCAGGCCATGGAATCTGGTTTACAAGGAAGAATATCCTGATAAACCGGAAGCTATGAAAAGAGAGAAAGAACTTAAAACAGCAACAGGAAGGACCTTTATATGGTCCTTGATTAAAGCGATGTAA
- the era gene encoding GTPase Era, whose product MKSGFVNIFGRPNAGKSTLLNALMGEKMAIVSHKVQTTRHRIKAILTDKDYQVIFSDTPGIIEPKYKLHEKMMEAVRGSLEDADLALLITDVRENTDESHAIFSSLKLKAPAIVILNKADTVNNEQLKTTAKFFEQQPYCKEVVAVSALKKTGIDELLKRILTYLPEGEPFYEGDDMSDLPTKFFVGEMIREKIFLLYGDEIPYHTTVLVQEFKEKTTLVKIAADIIVQRETQKGIILGEGGSMIKRLGTDARKDIEEFLGRKVFLELFVKVKPKWRDNEMQLKEYGY is encoded by the coding sequence ATGAAATCCGGTTTTGTAAATATTTTCGGCAGGCCCAACGCAGGCAAAAGCACGTTGCTCAATGCACTGATGGGGGAGAAGATGGCCATCGTGTCGCACAAAGTGCAGACCACCCGGCACCGCATTAAGGCCATCCTTACGGATAAGGACTACCAGGTGATTTTTTCGGATACCCCCGGCATCATTGAACCCAAATACAAACTGCACGAAAAAATGATGGAAGCCGTTCGCGGCAGCCTGGAAGATGCAGACCTGGCCTTGCTGATCACCGATGTACGGGAGAATACCGATGAAAGCCATGCCATCTTTTCTTCGCTGAAACTGAAAGCGCCGGCCATTGTCATCCTGAACAAGGCCGATACGGTGAATAATGAACAGCTGAAGACCACCGCAAAGTTCTTTGAACAACAACCTTACTGCAAAGAAGTGGTGGCGGTATCGGCGCTGAAGAAAACGGGCATCGATGAATTATTAAAACGCATTCTTACGTACCTGCCTGAAGGCGAACCCTTTTACGAAGGCGATGACATGAGTGACCTGCCTACCAAATTTTTTGTGGGGGAGATGATACGGGAAAAGATATTCCTGCTTTATGGAGATGAGATACCTTATCACACCACCGTACTGGTACAGGAGTTCAAAGAAAAAACAACGCTGGTAAAGATCGCCGCAGATATCATCGTGCAGCGGGAAACACAAAAGGGCATCATCCTCGGTGAAGGCGGAAGCATGATCAAAAGACTGGGTACCGATGCCCGGAAAGACATTGAAGAATTTTTAGGTCGCAAGGTATTTTTGGAATTATTCGTAAAAGTAAAACCAAAGTGGCGGGATAACGAGATGCAGCTGAAGGAGTACGGCTATTGA
- the der gene encoding ribosome biogenesis GTPase Der, translating to MSFTLAITGRPNVGKSTFFNRLLEQRKAIVDDISGVTRDRQYGVAEWAGNTFNVIDTGGFVAGSNDVFEREIRKQVVIAIEEANAIIFMVDAATGITELDNAMANMLRRSTKPVFLVVNKVDNNERLMEASEFYSLGFENIFFISSISGSGTGEILDAVTALISKDEPADPEKEGLPKFAIIGQPNVGKSSLLNALIGQERTIVSDIAGTTRDTIHTHYNLFNKEFILIDTAGIRRKAKVHEDLEFYSVIRAIKALDEADVCLLMLDAGKGISAQDLAIFSMAVKKAKGIVVLVNKWDLVEDKKTNTIKDYEKELKSRLAPFSDVPVIFISVTEKQRIFKSIETALEVYESRRRKIPTAQLNEVMQKAIEAYHPPVVRGHAIKIKYISQLPTHTPAFAFFCNFPDDVKAPYRNYLENQLREKFKFTGVPIRIYFRKK from the coding sequence ATGAGTTTCACACTAGCAATAACAGGCCGCCCCAATGTGGGCAAGAGTACCTTCTTCAACAGGCTGCTGGAACAGCGCAAAGCCATTGTGGATGATATAAGCGGCGTGACCCGCGACCGCCAGTATGGCGTGGCCGAGTGGGCGGGAAATACGTTCAACGTAATTGATACCGGCGGTTTTGTTGCCGGCAGCAACGATGTGTTTGAACGGGAGATCCGCAAACAGGTGGTGATCGCTATTGAAGAAGCCAATGCCATCATCTTTATGGTGGATGCGGCCACCGGCATCACCGAACTGGATAATGCCATGGCCAATATGCTGCGCCGCAGCACCAAGCCCGTATTCCTGGTAGTGAATAAGGTAGACAATAACGAACGCCTGATGGAGGCCAGCGAATTTTACAGCCTGGGTTTCGAAAATATCTTTTTCATCTCTTCCATCAGCGGAAGCGGTACCGGCGAGATACTGGATGCCGTTACGGCACTGATCAGCAAGGATGAACCGGCCGATCCTGAAAAAGAGGGCCTTCCCAAATTTGCCATCATCGGCCAGCCCAATGTGGGCAAGTCATCGCTGCTGAATGCACTGATCGGGCAGGAGCGTACCATTGTAAGCGATATTGCCGGAACCACCCGGGATACCATTCACACCCACTACAATTTATTCAACAAGGAATTCATACTCATCGATACCGCCGGCATACGCCGCAAAGCAAAAGTGCACGAGGACCTGGAGTTCTATTCCGTTATCCGTGCCATCAAGGCGCTGGATGAGGCCGATGTATGCCTGCTGATGCTGGATGCCGGCAAGGGGATCTCGGCGCAGGACCTGGCCATTTTTTCCATGGCCGTAAAAAAAGCCAAGGGCATTGTGGTGCTGGTGAACAAGTGGGACCTGGTGGAAGACAAGAAGACCAATACCATCAAAGATTATGAAAAGGAACTGAAGAGCCGGCTGGCGCCGTTCTCGGATGTGCCCGTCATCTTTATTTCGGTCACAGAAAAGCAACGCATTTTCAAAAGCATTGAAACGGCCCTGGAGGTTTACGAGAGCCGCCGGCGCAAGATACCCACGGCCCAGCTGAACGAAGTGATGCAGAAAGCTATTGAAGCCTACCACCCGCCGGTGGTGAGGGGCCATGCCATCAAGATAAAATACATCAGCCAGTTACCCACCCATACGCCGGCCTTTGCCTTTTTCTGCAATTTCCCGGACGACGTGAAAGCGCCTTACCGCAATTACCTGGAGAACCAGCTCCGGGAGAAATTCAAATTTACCGGGGTGCCGATACGGATCTATTTCAGGAAGAAGTAA